Proteins found in one Mustela lutreola isolate mMusLut2 chromosome 10, mMusLut2.pri, whole genome shotgun sequence genomic segment:
- the SAMD13 gene encoding sterile alpha motif domain-containing protein 13 isoform X1 yields MMNYYRVLGVPQNASPADIKKAYHQLALQVHPDKNPENREAAEEKFKRVVEAYDVLSDTKKRNNYDKSKENHIKMENTGDCRDKNCLKEKPRFERPHCGFQNVFEDGDFFSGDCFSTGHVGKARRFHSSFFDVIPILDTGFSTFVSLGSRPSPPSSGTFVPFVSSGMGNFRLVTTCSQIVNGKRVVTKKVLENVRGKTEVEKDSPFHQIPPHHGRLMENPCY; encoded by the exons ATGATGAATTACTATAGAGTACTAGGTGTGCCTCAAAACGCATCCCCCGCTGATATTAAGAAGGCTTACCACCAGTTAGCTCTTCAGGTACATCCAGACAAGAACCCAGAAAACAGGGAGGCAGCTGAGGAGAAATTCAAACGAGTAGTAGAAGCCTATGACGTCTTGTCTGATACCAAGAAACGCAACAACTATGACAAGTCCAAAGAGAACCAcatcaaaatggaaaatacaggTGACTGCAGAGACAAAAACTGCTTGAAAGAGAAACCACGGTTTGAGAGGCCACACTGTGGCTTTCAAAATGTCTTTGAAGATGGAGACTTCTTCTCAGGAGATTGTTTTTCCACTGGTCATGTGGGTAAGGCCAGGAGATTTCactcctccttctttgatgtcATCCCCATATTGGACACAGGATTTTCCACATTTGTATCCCTGGGCTCCAGACCAAGTCCCCCTTCCTCTGGGACATTTGTACCCTTTGTAAGCAGTGGAATGGGAAACTTCAGGCTGGTCACCACTTGTAGCCAGATAGTGAATGGCAAGAGAGTTGTTacaaagaaagttctagaaaatgtGAGAGGGAAGACTGAAGTGGAAAAGGACAGCCCATTTCATCAAATTCCTCCACATCATGG GAGATTGATGGAAAATCCCTGCTATTGA